One window of Erwinia aphidicola genomic DNA carries:
- a CDS encoding MFS transporter, translating to MKPASRTSLKRYIPGGAGNITGTLLATSFGFIVVQLDVTIVNVALPEIGSSLRTGISGLQWVVDAYTLSFAALLLTAGSAGDRFGSRNVFNAGLLLFCMASLTCALAQSVDLLIAARCLQGAGAALILPTSLALLSHACAEDSAARSHAIGWWSAIGGGVSAMGPVAGGLLITGFGWRAIFLVNLPVCLLSLWATHRFVAETRATKSESFDTPGQILAILFLFLLTYSVIEAGAKGWFSSAIWTGFILALTTALLFLARESRAANPMLPLTLFRSPVLTISVILGLLSNLTFYALIFILSIFFQSVKGYTPTETGLALLPFTVIIIANVASSRLARHFTSRMTVIGGGVLSVLSFLLLHGLEQNTPYYVIMLCMMLLAIGSGISTPALTSAILSNVPSTCSATASAIFNASRQVGSALGVALLGAMMTGTTDNMTVGASLAFDISAVLRMAGVILAVLFL from the coding sequence ATGAAACCAGCCAGTCGGACATCCCTCAAGCGCTACATTCCGGGTGGCGCCGGTAATATAACGGGAACCTTACTTGCAACCAGCTTCGGTTTCATTGTCGTCCAACTGGATGTCACAATAGTGAATGTTGCACTTCCGGAAATTGGAAGCAGCTTACGGACAGGTATATCAGGGCTTCAGTGGGTGGTTGACGCTTATACCCTTTCATTTGCTGCCCTGCTGCTTACAGCCGGATCTGCCGGAGACCGGTTTGGAAGCCGCAATGTTTTTAATGCCGGTCTTTTACTATTCTGTATGGCCTCCCTGACATGTGCGCTTGCACAGTCGGTCGACCTACTTATCGCGGCTCGCTGCCTTCAGGGTGCCGGCGCGGCGCTTATACTTCCAACCTCTCTGGCGCTACTTTCACACGCGTGCGCAGAAGATTCAGCAGCGAGAAGCCATGCAATCGGATGGTGGAGTGCTATCGGGGGAGGTGTAAGCGCCATGGGACCGGTCGCAGGGGGGCTTCTCATAACAGGTTTTGGATGGCGCGCCATCTTCCTGGTAAATCTTCCCGTATGTTTATTAAGCTTGTGGGCAACCCACCGGTTTGTGGCTGAAACACGGGCAACTAAAAGTGAAAGCTTCGATACGCCCGGCCAGATTCTGGCAATCTTATTTCTGTTTTTACTCACCTACTCCGTTATTGAAGCCGGGGCAAAAGGATGGTTTTCCTCGGCAATATGGACTGGTTTTATCCTGGCACTAACCACTGCATTATTATTTCTGGCCAGAGAATCACGGGCTGCAAATCCTATGTTACCGCTCACTTTATTTCGCAGCCCTGTACTAACAATTTCCGTTATTTTAGGACTACTTTCAAATCTGACTTTTTATGCCCTGATATTTATTCTGAGTATTTTTTTCCAAAGTGTAAAGGGATATACGCCTACTGAGACAGGGCTGGCTTTATTGCCTTTTACCGTGATTATAATTGCCAATGTAGCAAGCAGTCGGCTTGCCAGACATTTCACATCCCGCATGACGGTTATTGGCGGCGGAGTTTTATCTGTTCTTAGCTTCCTGCTTTTACACGGTCTGGAGCAGAATACACCTTATTACGTTATCATGCTGTGCATGATGTTACTGGCGATAGGCTCTGGAATAAGCACGCCTGCTCTCACATCAGCCATTCTGAGCAATGTCCCGTCAACCTGCTCTGCAACTGCATCGGCCATCTTCAACGCATCACGTCAGGTAGGGAGTGCGCTGGGCGTGGCGCTGTTAGGCGCCATGATGACAGGTACCACTGATAATATGACAGTGGGCGCCAGTCTTGCCTTTGATATTTCAGCAGTGCTGCGGATGGCCGGAGTCATACTGGCCGTATTGTTTCTGTAA
- the rsuA gene encoding 16S rRNA pseudouridine(516) synthase RsuA, with product MRLDKFISQQLEVSRAIAARELRANKITVDGEVVRSGAFKLSAESAVEYDGNPLHVQVGPRYFMLNKPQGYVCSTDDPDHPTVLYFLAEPTAYKLHAAGRLDIDTTGLVLMTDDGQWSHRITSPRHHCEKTYLVTLESPLSDDTARQFADGVQLHNEKTLTKPATLEVIDPQTVRLTISEGRYHQVKRMFAAVGNHVVALHRERIGAIALDADMEPGEYRPLTEEEIASVGLAR from the coding sequence ATGCGACTTGATAAATTTATTTCCCAGCAGCTGGAAGTCAGCCGCGCCATCGCCGCACGCGAACTTCGCGCCAATAAAATCACCGTTGACGGTGAAGTGGTACGCAGTGGTGCCTTTAAACTCAGCGCGGAAAGCGCAGTAGAATATGACGGCAACCCGCTGCACGTTCAGGTGGGGCCGCGCTACTTTATGCTGAATAAGCCGCAGGGCTATGTCTGCTCAACGGATGACCCGGATCACCCGACGGTGCTCTATTTCCTCGCTGAACCGACCGCTTACAAACTGCACGCCGCTGGGCGTCTGGATATCGACACCACCGGGCTGGTGCTGATGACCGATGATGGTCAGTGGTCGCACCGCATTACCTCTCCACGCCATCACTGCGAGAAAACCTATCTGGTGACGCTGGAATCGCCGCTCTCTGACGATACTGCCCGGCAGTTTGCCGACGGCGTGCAGCTGCATAATGAGAAGACCCTGACCAAACCGGCGACGCTGGAAGTGATTGACCCGCAGACGGTGCGCCTGACCATTAGCGAAGGGCGCTACCACCAGGTTAAACGTATGTTCGCCGCCGTCGGCAACCACGTGGTGGCCCTGCACCGTGAGCGCATCGGCGCGATTGCCCTGGATGCGGATATGGAACCGGGTGAATACCGTCCGTTAACAGAAGAAGAAATTGCCAGCGTCGGTTTGGCGCGTTAA
- a CDS encoding DEAD/DEAH box helicase — MSFTLRPYQQEAVDATISYFRRSSQPAVIVLPTGAGKSLVIAELARVARGRVLVLAHVKELVAQNHAKYQAYGLDADIFAAGLQRKESRAKVVFGSVQSVARNLELFDAEFSLLIVDECHRISDADDSQYQQIINQLRQHNPQLRLLGLTATPYRLGKGWIYQFHYHGMVRGNERALFRDCIYELPLRYMIKHGFLVPPERLDMPVVQYDFSRLQAQENGLFSEADLNRELKQQQRITPHIIQQIVEFAEQREGVMIFAATVEHAREVLGLLPGSKALISAGTPAAERDALIAAFKARELRYMVNVAVLTTGFDAPHVDLIAILRPTESVSLYQQIVGRGLRLSPGKTDCLILDYAGNPHDLFTPEVGAPKGKSDNQPVQVFCPGCGFANTFWGKTTADGTLIEHFGRRCQGVLEDDDGLREQCDYRFRFKNCPQCNAENDIAARRCRECDTILVDPDDMLKAALKLKDALVLRCAAMVLESGSDEHGEWLKARYYDEDATEVSERFRLKTPAQRTAFEQLFLRPHQRAPGVPLGWKTAADVIALQPLLRHPDFVVARKQRHFWQIREKVFDYQGRFRRANELR, encoded by the coding sequence ATGTCGTTTACCCTACGCCCCTATCAGCAGGAAGCAGTGGATGCCACCATCAGCTACTTCCGCCGCTCCAGCCAGCCCGCCGTCATTGTGCTACCGACCGGTGCCGGAAAAAGTCTGGTGATTGCCGAACTGGCACGCGTGGCGCGCGGACGCGTGCTGGTGCTGGCGCACGTTAAGGAACTGGTGGCGCAGAACCACGCCAAGTATCAGGCCTACGGGCTGGACGCCGACATTTTCGCCGCCGGGCTGCAGCGCAAAGAGAGCCGCGCCAAAGTGGTGTTTGGCAGCGTGCAGTCGGTGGCACGCAACCTTGAGCTGTTCGATGCCGAATTTTCGCTGCTGATTGTCGACGAGTGCCACCGCATCAGCGACGCCGACGACAGCCAGTACCAGCAGATTATCAACCAGCTGCGCCAGCATAATCCGCAGCTGCGCCTGCTCGGGCTTACGGCCACGCCTTACCGTCTGGGAAAAGGCTGGATTTACCAGTTCCACTATCATGGCATGGTGCGCGGCAATGAACGCGCGCTGTTCCGCGACTGCATCTATGAGCTGCCGCTGCGCTACATGATTAAACACGGCTTTCTGGTGCCGCCGGAGCGGCTGGATATGCCGGTGGTGCAGTATGATTTTAGCCGCCTGCAGGCGCAGGAAAACGGCCTGTTTAGCGAAGCCGATCTCAATCGCGAGCTGAAGCAGCAGCAGCGCATCACGCCGCATATCATTCAGCAGATTGTTGAGTTTGCCGAACAGCGTGAGGGCGTGATGATCTTCGCCGCCACCGTTGAGCACGCGCGTGAGGTGCTCGGCCTGCTGCCCGGCAGTAAGGCGCTGATCAGTGCCGGAACCCCGGCCGCCGAACGCGACGCGCTGATTGCCGCGTTTAAAGCCCGCGAGCTGCGCTACATGGTTAATGTAGCGGTGCTGACCACCGGCTTCGATGCCCCGCACGTGGATCTGATTGCCATTCTGCGCCCGACCGAGTCCGTCAGCCTGTATCAGCAGATCGTCGGGCGCGGCCTGCGCCTCAGCCCCGGCAAAACCGACTGCCTGATCCTCGACTATGCCGGCAACCCTCACGATCTGTTCACCCCGGAAGTGGGCGCACCGAAGGGCAAAAGTGATAACCAGCCGGTGCAGGTGTTCTGCCCCGGCTGCGGCTTTGCCAATACCTTCTGGGGGAAGACCACCGCTGACGGCACCCTTATTGAGCATTTTGGCCGCCGCTGTCAGGGCGTGCTGGAGGATGATGACGGCCTGCGTGAGCAGTGCGATTATCGCTTCCGTTTTAAAAACTGCCCGCAGTGCAATGCCGAAAACGATATCGCCGCCCGCCGCTGCCGCGAGTGCGACACCATTCTGGTTGACCCGGATGATATGCTGAAAGCCGCGCTAAAGCTGAAGGATGCGCTGGTGCTGCGCTGTGCCGCAATGGTGCTGGAGAGCGGCAGCGACGAACACGGCGAGTGGCTGAAAGCACGCTATTACGATGAAGATGCCACCGAGGTCAGCGAGCGTTTTCGCCTGAAAACCCCGGCGCAGCGTACGGCCTTTGAGCAGCTGTTCCTACGCCCGCATCAGCGTGCTCCCGGCGTGCCGCTCGGCTGGAAAACCGCCGCTGATGTGATCGCCCTGCAGCCGTTACTGCGCCATCCTGATTTTGTGGTGGCGCGCAAACAGCGCCATTTCTGGCAAATTCGCGAGAAAGTGTTTGATTACCAGGGGCGTTTTCGCCGCGCAAACGAGCTGCGCTGA
- a CDS encoding ATP-grasp domain-containing protein produces MMRLVIIGIRKTGTSLTLVDTALNRGIDVTIISNPEDKIDGIFSPVVVIEYITSSVSIITNWIKGNYPTPESSLRITTLNDVYACVTAQVNSALNLPGPDVLCVSRAVSKHQQKKIFSANKIPTSGFWKISLSELEKKSEILDKLEFPVVVKPSEGTASNGVKLCNLYSEVISHLNFLAEQKNLRPDLVPSDIILLEEYLPGAEYCVEYFDGKYVGAIRKSKRYGNDFFERGYTSELNIDEKALRNLIETGSRAVEAAGLNWGPVHIDCIVNDGLASIIEMNPRIAGSFICDIVRDAYSFDMIENLLNKLQGKDVTVPVKFIPDAYACVNFFLESDPLPWAFAESGELKNDIIHITYGPQHLRNRNRRAYVYTKILMRTNQLETD; encoded by the coding sequence ATGATGAGGCTTGTAATTATTGGCATCCGCAAAACGGGAACCAGCCTGACACTGGTTGATACTGCGCTAAACAGAGGGATTGACGTAACAATAATAAGCAACCCCGAGGACAAAATAGACGGAATTTTTTCTCCTGTCGTTGTAATAGAGTATATAACCTCAAGTGTCAGTATCATCACTAACTGGATTAAGGGAAATTATCCAACTCCTGAATCCAGCCTGAGAATCACCACGTTAAACGATGTGTACGCATGTGTTACAGCGCAGGTAAACTCGGCGCTTAATCTTCCAGGGCCAGACGTCTTGTGCGTCTCCCGTGCAGTGTCAAAACATCAACAGAAGAAAATATTCAGCGCTAATAAAATACCCACTTCCGGGTTTTGGAAAATTAGCCTTTCAGAACTTGAAAAAAAATCAGAAATCCTCGACAAACTTGAATTTCCAGTAGTTGTAAAACCCTCAGAGGGGACTGCCAGCAATGGTGTAAAACTATGCAATCTTTACTCTGAAGTCATCAGCCACCTTAATTTCCTTGCCGAACAAAAAAACCTGAGACCCGACCTGGTTCCCAGCGATATTATTCTTCTGGAAGAATATTTACCAGGTGCAGAATACTGCGTGGAATATTTTGACGGGAAATATGTGGGAGCCATACGCAAGTCTAAACGTTACGGCAATGATTTTTTTGAACGCGGCTATACTTCAGAACTTAATATAGATGAGAAAGCGCTACGCAATCTTATCGAAACAGGTTCTCGAGCAGTCGAAGCAGCAGGGCTGAATTGGGGTCCGGTTCATATTGACTGCATTGTGAATGATGGTCTGGCAAGCATTATTGAAATGAATCCCAGAATTGCAGGCAGTTTTATCTGTGACATTGTACGCGATGCCTACAGCTTCGACATGATTGAAAACCTTCTCAATAAACTTCAGGGGAAAGACGTTACTGTTCCCGTGAAGTTTATTCCTGACGCCTATGCCTGCGTTAATTTTTTCCTGGAAAGCGATCCGCTGCCCTGGGCGTTTGCTGAAAGTGGAGAATTGAAGAATGACATTATACACATCACTTATGGCCCACAGCACCTGAGGAACCGCAATCGCAGGGCATACGTTTACACAAAAATTTTAATGCGGACTAATCAACTCGAGACTGATTAA
- a CDS encoding TauD/TfdA family dioxygenase, with the protein MKLNVDQHILLSTKESEYVRSVLENIAYDPSGSDLYLNEIRKVAYATFPERVITAINRIKSFSSSALGYLQIDNLPIDKGVTGSPRHRETGNAFKNGVLSENVLVTMGVLIGEPYSIAHEGHELVNNLTPHKEAAKEFTGLGSEVELDFHIENAAQAYMPEGDTSPLALILLGVRGELHGGPQTRISDCRRALEKLSEEDIKHLYGKNFIIRVPYRWRGASAEPRDNTDLSPILSGPISAPRVTVAFYPDMVLAVNQSAKQALENLYQAVREVSFGIQINPGRLILINNSFTLHSRDSFKPNFDENDRALRWVQRVFVARNLWNFREFTAVEDRVFDPTNKIAASEKTNLKTASSAA; encoded by the coding sequence ATGAAGCTAAATGTAGATCAACATATTCTTCTCAGCACGAAAGAATCAGAATATGTTCGTTCAGTTCTTGAGAATATTGCTTACGACCCATCGGGTTCTGATTTGTATCTAAACGAAATCCGTAAGGTTGCTTATGCGACATTTCCTGAGCGTGTAATAACAGCAATCAATCGAATTAAAAGCTTTTCATCTAGCGCTCTCGGTTACTTACAAATTGATAATCTTCCAATAGACAAGGGTGTCACTGGAAGCCCCCGCCACAGAGAAACCGGCAATGCATTCAAAAATGGCGTATTAAGCGAAAATGTACTGGTGACGATGGGTGTACTTATCGGTGAACCATATTCTATTGCTCATGAAGGTCATGAGCTGGTAAATAATCTTACACCACATAAAGAGGCCGCAAAAGAATTTACCGGTCTTGGATCTGAAGTTGAGCTTGATTTCCATATCGAAAATGCCGCACAAGCGTATATGCCAGAAGGTGACACCTCACCTCTTGCTCTTATATTACTTGGCGTACGTGGTGAACTTCACGGGGGCCCACAGACCCGTATTTCAGACTGCCGCCGGGCGTTAGAAAAACTTTCTGAGGAAGATATAAAACATCTTTATGGCAAAAATTTTATTATTCGCGTGCCGTACCGTTGGCGTGGCGCTTCTGCTGAACCACGTGATAATACGGACTTAAGCCCAATTCTTTCAGGCCCTATCTCTGCTCCACGTGTCACCGTGGCTTTCTACCCTGATATGGTGCTTGCAGTTAATCAAAGCGCCAAACAGGCTCTTGAAAACCTTTATCAGGCGGTACGTGAAGTCTCATTTGGCATTCAGATAAACCCTGGCAGACTGATACTCATCAATAACAGTTTCACTCTGCATTCCCGTGATAGTTTTAAACCCAATTTTGATGAAAATGATCGTGCACTTCGCTGGGTTCAGAGAGTTTTCGTTGCCCGAAACCTGTGGAACTTCAGAGAGTTCACTGCTGTAGAAGATCGCGTATTTGACCCCACAAACAAAATAGCAGCGTCTGAAAAGACAAATCTTAAAACTGCATCATCAGCAGCGTAA
- the rplY gene encoding 50S ribosomal protein L25, with protein sequence MFTIKAETRKEQGKGASRRLRTANKFPAIIYGGNEAAVAIELDHDSVLNQQTKPGFYEEVLTLVVDGKETKVKVQAVQRHPFKPKLHHIDFVRA encoded by the coding sequence ATGTTCACTATTAAAGCAGAAACTCGTAAAGAGCAGGGCAAGGGTGCGAGCCGCCGCCTGCGTACAGCTAACAAATTCCCGGCAATCATTTATGGCGGAAACGAAGCAGCTGTAGCTATCGAACTGGACCACGACTCCGTACTGAACCAGCAGACTAAGCCTGGTTTCTACGAAGAAGTGCTGACTCTGGTTGTAGATGGTAAAGAAACCAAAGTTAAAGTGCAGGCTGTCCAGCGTCACCCGTTCAAGCCAAAACTGCACCACATCGACTTCGTTCGCGCTTAA
- a CDS encoding microcin C ABC transporter permease: MSRLNPINQARWARFRHNRRGYWSLWVFAVLFALSLGAELLANDKPLVVHYHDRTYFPLLVNYTESDFGGPLETPADYQDPWLKSRLAANGWAIWAPVRFGDDTINFATDVPFPSPPSAQNWLGTDANGGDVLARILYGARISLLFGLMLTLASSVIGILAGAIQGYFGGRVDLWGQRFIEVWSGMPTLFLIILLSSVIQPGFWWLLGITVLFGWMSLVGVVRAEFLRTRNFDYIRAAQAMGVSDWRIMSRHMLPNAMVATLTYLPFILCGSITTLTSLDFLGFGLPMGSPSLGELLLQGKNNLQAPWLGLTAFFSLAILLSLLIFIGEAVRDAFDPSKVY; encoded by the coding sequence ATGAGCCGTTTAAACCCGATTAATCAGGCGCGCTGGGCGCGATTCCGCCATAACCGCCGCGGCTACTGGTCGCTGTGGGTTTTTGCCGTGCTGTTTGCCCTGTCGCTGGGCGCAGAGCTGCTGGCCAACGATAAGCCGCTGGTGGTGCACTATCACGACCGCACCTATTTCCCGCTGCTGGTGAACTATACCGAAAGCGACTTCGGCGGCCCGCTGGAGACCCCGGCGGATTATCAGGATCCTTGGCTGAAATCGCGGCTGGCAGCAAACGGCTGGGCAATCTGGGCGCCGGTGCGCTTTGGTGACGACACCATTAACTTTGCCACCGATGTTCCCTTCCCTTCCCCCCCCTCGGCGCAGAACTGGCTGGGCACCGATGCCAATGGCGGCGACGTGCTGGCGCGCATTCTTTACGGCGCCCGCATCTCGCTGCTGTTCGGGCTGATGCTGACGCTGGCCTCCAGCGTGATTGGCATCCTCGCCGGCGCGATTCAGGGCTATTTCGGCGGCAGGGTCGACCTGTGGGGCCAGCGCTTTATTGAAGTGTGGTCGGGCATGCCGACGCTATTCCTGATTATCCTGCTCTCCAGCGTGATCCAGCCCGGCTTCTGGTGGCTGCTGGGCATCACCGTGCTGTTTGGCTGGATGAGCCTGGTGGGGGTGGTGCGTGCCGAATTCCTGCGCACGCGTAACTTTGACTATATCCGCGCCGCGCAGGCGATGGGCGTCAGCGACTGGCGCATTATGTCGCGCCATATGCTGCCCAATGCGATGGTCGCCACGCTCACCTACCTGCCCTTTATTCTCTGCGGCTCAATCACGACGCTGACTTCGCTCGATTTCCTCGGTTTTGGTTTACCGATGGGTTCGCCGTCGCTGGGTGAGCTGCTGCTGCAGGGCAAAAACAACCTGCAGGCGCCGTGGCTTGGCCTGACCGCTTTCTTCTCGCTGGCGATCCTGCTGTCACTGTTAATATTTATCGGCGAAGCGGTGCGCGACGCCTTTGACCCCAGCAAGGTGTATTGA
- the yejF gene encoding microcin C ABC transporter ATP-binding protein YejF, with protein sequence MALLSIQDLSIAFRQGAQERRVVEGLSLSVDAGETLALVGESGSGKSVTALSVMRLLPTPPVVYPQGDILFAGQSVLHADERTLRGLRGNRIAMIFQEPMVSLNPLHNIEKQLYEVLSLHRGMRREAARAEMLSCLDRVGIRNAAQRLSDFPHQLSGGERQRVMIAMALLTQPELLIADEPTTALDVTVQAQILVLLKELKQEMNMGLLFITHNLNIVRQLADSVTVMRNGQAVEHNRTQQLFSAPQHPYTQKLLDSEPEGQPDPADSAAEPLLRVENLQVAFPIKQGLMKRTVGYHHALKSLSFTLRPGESLGLVGESGSGKSTTGLALLRLLHSQGEIWFKQQPLHLWNRKKMLPVRRQIQVVFQDPNSSLNPRLNVLQIIAEGLQVHHPELNEAEREARVITAMEEVGLDPATRQRYPSEFSGGQRQRIAIARALILQPQLIILDEPTSSLDRSVQKQILALLKNLQQQHRLAYIFISHDLRVVRSLCHQVVVLRQGEVVEQGMCESVFSAPAQEYTRQLLALA encoded by the coding sequence ATGGCACTACTCTCGATTCAGGATCTGAGCATTGCCTTTCGTCAGGGCGCGCAAGAGCGCCGCGTGGTCGAGGGGCTGTCGCTGTCGGTCGATGCCGGAGAGACGCTGGCGCTGGTCGGCGAGTCCGGCTCCGGAAAAAGCGTCACCGCCCTGTCGGTGATGCGCCTGCTGCCAACGCCGCCGGTAGTATATCCGCAGGGTGATATTCTGTTTGCCGGGCAGAGCGTGCTGCACGCCGATGAGCGCACGCTGCGCGGCCTGCGCGGTAACCGCATCGCGATGATCTTTCAGGAGCCGATGGTGTCGCTTAATCCGCTGCACAACATCGAAAAGCAGCTGTACGAGGTGCTGTCGCTGCACCGCGGCATGCGCCGTGAAGCCGCACGGGCCGAGATGCTCAGCTGCCTTGATCGCGTGGGCATCCGCAATGCCGCGCAGCGCCTGAGTGATTTTCCGCATCAGCTTTCCGGGGGTGAACGTCAGCGCGTGATGATCGCCATGGCGCTGCTGACCCAGCCTGAATTGTTGATCGCCGATGAACCCACCACCGCGCTGGATGTGACGGTGCAGGCGCAGATCCTGGTGCTGCTGAAAGAGCTGAAGCAGGAGATGAATATGGGCCTGCTGTTTATCACGCACAATCTGAATATCGTGCGCCAGCTGGCGGACAGCGTCACGGTGATGCGCAACGGTCAGGCGGTCGAACATAATCGCACCCAGCAGCTGTTCAGCGCACCACAGCATCCCTATACGCAAAAGCTGCTGGACTCCGAGCCGGAAGGCCAGCCTGACCCGGCTGACAGTGCTGCGGAGCCGCTGCTGCGGGTAGAGAATCTGCAGGTGGCCTTCCCAATCAAACAGGGGCTGATGAAGCGCACTGTGGGCTATCACCACGCGCTGAAGTCACTGAGCTTTACGCTGCGCCCGGGTGAGAGCCTTGGGCTGGTGGGGGAATCCGGCTCTGGCAAAAGCACCACCGGGCTGGCCCTGCTGCGCCTGCTGCATTCGCAGGGTGAGATCTGGTTTAAACAGCAGCCGCTGCATTTGTGGAACCGTAAAAAGATGCTGCCGGTTCGCCGTCAGATCCAGGTGGTGTTCCAGGATCCAAACTCATCGCTCAACCCGCGCCTCAACGTGCTGCAGATTATCGCCGAGGGTCTGCAGGTGCACCATCCCGAGCTGAATGAAGCCGAGCGCGAGGCGCGCGTGATAACCGCTATGGAAGAGGTTGGGCTGGATCCGGCTACGCGCCAGCGCTATCCGTCAGAGTTTTCCGGCGGTCAGCGCCAGCGTATTGCCATTGCGCGCGCCCTGATCCTGCAGCCGCAGCTGATCATCCTGGATGAACCGACCTCATCGCTCGACCGTTCGGTGCAAAAGCAGATCCTCGCGCTACTGAAAAATCTTCAGCAGCAGCACCGGCTGGCCTATATCTTTATCAGCCACGATCTGCGCGTGGTGCGGTCGTTATGCCATCAGGTGGTGGTGTTGCGGCAGGGAGAGGTGGTGGAACAGGGCATGTGCGAAAGCGTGTTTAGCGCGCCAGCGCAGGAGTATACGCGCCAGCTGCTGGCGTTAGCCTGA
- a CDS encoding YejG family protein has protein sequence MNTLQHSVVHRLPQSYRWCAGPVGMAVEPRALNLLNSDDDVIGLRLLSHSGASAWEIMQKIEAALAEIQLSCSVLEWEGEPCLFVQREDECATTCRLKNFGVGIAEPFSG, from the coding sequence TTGAATACGTTACAACATTCAGTAGTACATCGTTTGCCGCAAAGCTATCGCTGGTGCGCCGGGCCTGTTGGCATGGCTGTCGAACCACGCGCACTCAACCTCCTGAACAGCGATGACGATGTGATCGGGCTGCGCCTGCTCAGCCATAGCGGGGCTTCTGCGTGGGAAATTATGCAGAAGATTGAGGCCGCGCTGGCTGAAATTCAGCTCAGCTGTTCGGTGCTGGAGTGGGAAGGGGAGCCTTGCCTGTTCGTCCAGCGCGAAGACGAATGCGCCACCACCTGCCGTCTGAAAAACTTTGGCGTAGGCATTGCCGAGCCGTTCTCAGGCTAA
- a CDS encoding Bcr/CflA family multidrug efflux MFS transporter — MAKDKNSSVGLVVILGLLAMLMPLSIDMYLPALPQIAREFSVSAGSVQMTLNAYILGFALGQLVYGPLADSFGRKPVIAVGTLIFAIAAGACAMAQTIDQLIVLRFMHGLSAAAGSVVISALMRDTYSKEEFSRMMSFVMLVTTIAPLLAPIVGGWLLLIWSWHAIFWTISAAAVITTVMVVTQIKETLPHDQRQKFNLRTTLRNFLSLFRHKRVFSYMLASGFSFAGLFSFLNAGPFVYIELNHISPQDFGYYFALNVVFLFLMTLLNSRCVRRFGPLVMFRLGLLIQFTMGVWMVIVSALNLGFLPLVFGVAMFIGCVAMVSSNAMAVILEEFPHMAGTASSLAGTLRFGVGALAGALLSLITFNSAWPMVGAIFICATVSIVLFTYASRPRKSDRVG, encoded by the coding sequence GTGGCTAAGGATAAGAATTCCTCTGTGGGTCTGGTGGTGATCCTCGGACTGCTGGCGATGTTAATGCCGCTGTCGATTGATATGTATCTTCCGGCGCTGCCGCAAATCGCCCGCGAATTCTCGGTCTCTGCGGGCAGCGTACAGATGACGCTAAACGCCTATATTCTTGGCTTCGCGCTCGGGCAGCTGGTATATGGCCCGCTGGCGGACAGCTTTGGCCGCAAACCGGTGATTGCCGTTGGCACGCTGATCTTTGCGATTGCTGCCGGGGCCTGTGCCATGGCGCAGACCATCGATCAGCTGATTGTCCTGCGCTTTATGCATGGCCTGTCGGCGGCGGCCGGCAGCGTGGTGATCAGCGCCCTGATGCGTGACACTTACTCGAAAGAGGAGTTTTCACGCATGATGTCTTTCGTGATGCTGGTCACCACTATTGCACCGCTGCTGGCACCGATTGTCGGCGGCTGGCTGCTGCTGATTTGGAGCTGGCACGCGATTTTCTGGACCATTTCGGCCGCGGCCGTCATCACCACCGTGATGGTGGTGACCCAGATCAAAGAGACGTTACCGCACGATCAACGCCAGAAGTTTAACCTGCGCACCACCCTGCGTAATTTCCTGTCGCTGTTCCGCCATAAGCGCGTATTCAGCTACATGCTGGCGAGCGGCTTCTCGTTTGCCGGGCTGTTCTCGTTCCTCAATGCCGGTCCGTTTGTTTACATCGAACTGAACCACATCTCGCCGCAGGATTTCGGCTATTACTTTGCGCTTAACGTGGTGTTTCTGTTCCTGATGACGCTGCTTAACAGCCGCTGCGTGCGCCGTTTTGGGCCGCTGGTGATGTTCCGCCTTGGGCTGCTGATCCAGTTCACCATGGGCGTCTGGATGGTGATCGTTAGCGCGCTGAACCTCGGCTTCCTGCCGCTGGTGTTTGGCGTGGCGATGTTTATCGGCTGCGTGGCGATGGTGTCATCCAATGCAATGGCGGTGATCCTGGAAGAGTTTCCACATATGGCCGGTACTGCGTCTTCGCTGGCGGGCACGCTGCGCTTTGGCGTGGGGGCGCTGGCTGGCGCACTGCTGTCGCTGATCACCTTCAACAGCGCATGGCCGATGGTGGGCGCGATCTTTATCTGTGCGACCGTGTCGATTGTGCTGTTTACCTACGCTTCACGGCCACGTAAATCGGATAGGGTGGGCTGA